CGCTCATCATTTCCACCGGCATGGCCACGCTGGCCGAGCTGGACGAAACCGTGCGCGCCGCACGCGAAGCCGGCTGCCGTCATCTGGTGCTGCTCAAGTGCACCAGCACCTACCCGGCCACACCGGCCAACACCCATATCCGCACCATTCCGCACCTGCGCGAAATGTTCGGCTGCGAGGTGGGGCTGTCCGACCACACCATGGGTGTGGGCGTGTCGGTGGCCAGCGTCGCGCTGGGCGCCACCGTGATCGAAAAGCATTTCACGCTGGACCGCAGCGAAGGCGGCGTGGACGCCACCTTCTCGATGGAACCGCACGAAATGGCGCAACTGGTGGTGGAAACCGAGCGCGCCTGGCAGGCGCTTGGCGAGGTCCGTTACGGGCCGACAGAAGCCGAGCGCAAGTCGCTGCAGTTCAGGCGCTCGCTCTATGTCACCGCAGATCTGGCGCCAGGTGACGTGCTGAGCCACGACAACGTGCGCGCGATCCGGCCTGGTCTGGGGCTGGCGCCGGGATTCATCGACGCGGTGATGGGGCGCACCGTCGCCCGCGCAGTCGTACGTGGCACGCCGCTGTCCTGGGATCTGCTCAAGTGAACATTCGCCCCCTTCAAATCTGACCGATGCTCGAGCCCCATGTTTTCTCTTGACCAGCAGGCCACCGACACCGCCGCCTCCGAACTGCGCGCGCTGCTCGCCGGCATGCGCGATGCCTTCGCGCGTGGCGAGAACGCAATGGAATACGCGCGCCGCGCACTCGGACGCAACGACAATCTTTCCGCCGCGACGCTGATTGCCTACGACCTGCAGGCCGGCGCCTACGTGCGTCACGCGCTGTCCGACCCCGCGGGCAAACAGCGCTGGTGCGCTCAGCTCGCCGGGCTGGTCGCGCCTCATCTGCCGGTCGGCGGCTCGGTGATGGAGGTCGGGTCGGGTGAAGCCACCACGCTGGCCGGTCTGCTCGAAACACTGCCGCAGCGGCCGGCGGCTGCGCTCGGGTTCGACATCAGCTGGTCGCGCTGCGCGCACGGCCGCGGCTGGCTGCGGCAGAAGGCGCAGCAGGCGGAGCTGTTCGTGGCCGACCTGTTCCACATTCCGCTGGCCGACGCCAGCGTGGATGTGGTCTATACCTCGCACTCGCTGGAGCCGAACGGGGGCCGCGAACGGGCCGCGCTGCAGGAACTGCTGCGGGTAGCCCGACGCGCGGTGGTGCTGGTCGAACCGATCTACGAACTGGCCGGCCCGGAGGCGCGCGAACGCATGGCGCATCACGGCTATGTGCGCAATCTGAAGGCGACCGCCGAGGCGCTGGGCTGTACGGTCGCCGACCATCGGTTGCTCGATTTCTATGTGAATCCGCTGAACCCGAGCGGCGTCGTGAGCATCGTGAAGACGGACGCCGGTGAACCGGCTCGTCCCGCCTGGCGCTGTCCGCTTACCCATGCGCCGCTGATGCGTTCGGAGAGTGCCTTTTCGTCGCCCGACACCGGCCTGGTCTATCCGGTGCTCGACGGCATTCCGCTGCTGTGCCGCGACCACGCAGTGCTGGCCTCGGCCTACGGAGCTTGCATCGAATCATGACTTTCGTGTTCTCTGCTCGACCGCTTCGGTCCAGGTCACAGTCGCATGTCGATCCGGCGTCGGATCGTCTGCGCGTGAGGAATATCGTATGAGTTTCAGCAGTCAGGGCTGGCCACAATGATTCCGGTCGATGCGATGGCGGCGCGCGTCTTGACAGAAGGCTATTCCGACGACGAACTTTTGCAACTGAGCCGACTACGGCGTCGTACGGAAGCAGGTTTCGCGCCTTGGGCAAGCTGGGAGGTGGAGAACTCCAGTTTCGGCAAGACGCTGCGTGACTGGGCCAGTTATCCGTCCTGGCTTCCCATGTGTGCCGTGTCTGATCATGGCGTTCACTGGGGCGCGCGATGCTGGCCTAACGAGATCGAGTCGCCTTACCGGCTGTTCCTCAGCTGGAACGCCAAGAAGGCGCGTCTGATGGCAGAGCGGCATGGCAAGGAAGCGCTGCACATTCCGCACCCGTGGGCCGCGTATCGCAGCGCGCGCGGCATCGAGCCCGACGCCGATCGCCACGGCACCGTTGTGTTCTTCAGTCACTCGAACGACAACACGACGCCGATGTTCGACTCACTCGATGCATACATGCAAAGCTTGAAGAATCTTCCCGAGAGCTTTCATCCGGTGGTTATTTGCCTCTCGTTCCATGATGTACTTAAAGGGATGCATCGGACGCTTCGTCGCTACGGTCTGTCCATCGTCACCGCCGGGACCACCAACGCTCAGTGTTTCGTGGATAGGTTCTATGGGATTGCTCGGCGTTTCCGGTACGCCTGTTCGCCGACCATCGGGTCGCACAGTTTCTACCTCGTGGAGGCGGGGGTGCCGTTCTTCCTTTACGGACCTGCTCCCACCTATGTGATCAAGGGGTCGCGGTCGGTACGAGATGGGGTTCAGGACTTGAGGGATTACGGAGATGAGGAGGACATCGAGCGTTTCTTGGCCTTGCGCCAGCTCTTCTCGGAGCCGGTCGACAGAGTGTTGCCTGCGCAGATGGATGCTGTCCGAACCTACCTTGGGCTTGATTCGGGTGCAGGTGCAGGCCATCTGAGGGCGGCCTTGTGGCGGTCGCTGACCACCAATCTCCCGCGTGTCGGACAGTTATACGGCACCAAGGCGTGGCGCGTGCTGCGTGTCCTGAGGGCTGCCGCCAGAACGTGATCCGCCCATGATGAACAAGACCCTTTCCAAGGCGCGCATGCTGATCGAACTGCAGCCCCGGGTGAGCCGCTTCCGCGTGCCCGAGCTGCTGGCTTTCCCGGTGGATCAGCTCGCGCAGATGCCCGGGGCCGAACTGTGTGCAGCCATCTCGGCGCATTTCGGTTCGACCACGCTCATCGTGCGTTCTTCGGCCGGTGATGAGGACGGGGTGCTGGCTTCGAAGGCCGGTGCCTATGACTCTGTGCTGGGTGTCCGTGCGGATGATGGTGTCGCGCTGCTGGCGGCTGCACGTACCGTGATGGACAGCTACGCGCGTGACCGACGCACCGCCTCGCGTGACGAGGTGATCTTCCAGACCCTGATCGAGCACCCGGCCATGAGCGGCGTGGTATTCACCCACGACCTCAATACCGGTGCGCCGTACTACGTCATCAACTACGACGACGTTTCCGGGCTGACCAATACGGTCACCTCGGGCGGCGGTGAGTATGCCAATCGCACGCTCTGCATTCACCGCGGGGCGGCGGACGCGATCCGGTCGGAACGCTTCCAGCGGCTGATTGCCGCGGTGCAGGAGCTGGAACAGCTGCTGGGCAGCCAGTTCCTCGACATCGAGTTCGCGCTCGATGAGGCACTGCAGCCCTATCTGCTTCAGGTGCGTGCGATCACCACCCAGCCGAACTGGAATCGGGCCGTGGCCCGGCGCATCGATGCCGAGCTGCGCGGCATACAGACCTTCGTCCGCGAGCGTCTGCGCCCGGCGCACGGCGTGTTCGGTCACACCACGGTGCTTGGCCAGATGCCGGACTGGAATCCAGCGGAAATGATCGGCCGTGCGCCGCGTGCGCTGTCGCTGTCGCTTTACCGCACGCTGATCACCGACCATGCCTGGCGACGCGCCCGCGCGAGCATGGGGTATGCCACGCCGTCCGGTCAGGCCCTGATGGTGTCGCTGGCCGGTCAGCCCTTCATCGATACCCGGCTCAGTTTTCATTCCTACTTGCCGGCGGATCTGCCAGCGGCGGTCGCCGGCAAGCTGGTCGATGCCTGGGTGGCACGACTGCGCGCGCATCCGGAGCTGCACGACAAGATTGAGTTCGAGGTGGCCATCACCACCTTTAGTTTCGATGTGGACGACAAGCTCGACACGCTGGTGGGTGATGCGCTGTCGGCAGATGAACGCGAGCTGTTCCGCGACGCGCTACGCAGGCTCACGCTGCCGCTGCTGCGCGGCGAAGGCGAGGGGGCGATCAGCGCAGCTCTGGCGCGGGTGGAGGTGCTGGCTGCGCAACGGCTACCTGCCGCCGACAGCGGTCTGTGCGCGCTGCTGCCGATGATCGAGGACTGCACCCGGCTGGGCACCGAGCCGTTCGCGGTGCTAGCGCGCCACGGCTTTATCGCGCGCACGCTGCTGCTCTCGCTGGTAGCGCGTGGCGCGCTGTCCGCCGATGACGTGGCACGTTTCCAGGCCGGCGTGCGTACCGTGGCGAGCGACCTGGTCGACGACATGCGACGGCTTCAGACCGGCGTGCTGGCGCGCGAGGCTTTCATGCAGCGCTATGGCCACCTGCGTCCGGGTACTTACGACATCCTGTCGCCGCGCTATGACCAGATGCAGGACTTCGCCACCTCCGGTGGTGCGGCGCCCGGCGCGCCGACGACTCATCCGCCGGCCTTCGTGCCGGATCCCCGGCAGCGCGCCGCCATCGAGGCTCTGCTGCGGGAAGAGGCGCTGGCGGGTGTGGATTGTGACCGTCTGCTGGCGTATTGCGCCGCTGCGATCGCCGGCCGTGAGTACGGCAAGTTCGTGTTCACCCGTTCGATCAGCGCCATGCTTGAACTGATCGCCGACTTCGGCGAGCGCCACGGCCTGAGCCGCGAGGAAATGTCGCATGTGCCGGTCAGCCCGCTGCTCGATGTC
The window above is part of the Methyloversatilis discipulorum genome. Proteins encoded here:
- the pseI gene encoding pseudaminic acid synthase, producing the protein MTEAFHIAGRPIGAGAPPFVIAEMSGNHNQSLERALAIVDAAAKSGAHALKIQTYTPDTMTLDLDEREFHIADPDSLWAGTSLYKLYGEAYTPWDWHAPIFERARALGMIPFSTPFDDSAVDFLESLDVPCYKIASFENTDLPLIRRVAATGKPLIISTGMATLAELDETVRAAREAGCRHLVLLKCTSTYPATPANTHIRTIPHLREMFGCEVGLSDHTMGVGVSVASVALGATVIEKHFTLDRSEGGVDATFSMEPHEMAQLVVETERAWQALGEVRYGPTEAERKSLQFRRSLYVTADLAPGDVLSHDNVRAIRPGLGLAPGFIDAVMGRTVARAVVRGTPLSWDLLK
- a CDS encoding methyltransferase domain-containing protein, which encodes MFSLDQQATDTAASELRALLAGMRDAFARGENAMEYARRALGRNDNLSAATLIAYDLQAGAYVRHALSDPAGKQRWCAQLAGLVAPHLPVGGSVMEVGSGEATTLAGLLETLPQRPAAALGFDISWSRCAHGRGWLRQKAQQAELFVADLFHIPLADASVDVVYTSHSLEPNGGRERAALQELLRVARRAVVLVEPIYELAGPEARERMAHHGYVRNLKATAEALGCTVADHRLLDFYVNPLNPSGVVSIVKTDAGEPARPAWRCPLTHAPLMRSESAFSSPDTGLVYPVLDGIPLLCRDHAVLASAYGACIES
- a CDS encoding PEP-utilizing enzyme, with product MMNKTLSKARMLIELQPRVSRFRVPELLAFPVDQLAQMPGAELCAAISAHFGSTTLIVRSSAGDEDGVLASKAGAYDSVLGVRADDGVALLAAARTVMDSYARDRRTASRDEVIFQTLIEHPAMSGVVFTHDLNTGAPYYVINYDDVSGLTNTVTSGGGEYANRTLCIHRGAADAIRSERFQRLIAAVQELEQLLGSQFLDIEFALDEALQPYLLQVRAITTQPNWNRAVARRIDAELRGIQTFVRERLRPAHGVFGHTTVLGQMPDWNPAEMIGRAPRALSLSLYRTLITDHAWRRARASMGYATPSGQALMVSLAGQPFIDTRLSFHSYLPADLPAAVAGKLVDAWVARLRAHPELHDKIEFEVAITTFSFDVDDKLDTLVGDALSADERELFRDALRRLTLPLLRGEGEGAISAALARVEVLAAQRLPAADSGLCALLPMIEDCTRLGTEPFAVLARHGFIARTLLLSLVARGALSADDVARFQAGVRTVASDLVDDMRRLQTGVLAREAFMQRYGHLRPGTYDILSPRYDQMQDFATSGGAAPGAPTTHPPAFVPDPRQRAAIEALLREEALAGVDCDRLLAYCAAAIAGREYGKFVFTRSISAMLELIADFGERHGLSREEMSHVPVSPLLDVALCSADVSVEERLRAIAEREAERHALTSAIRLPQVLFDEAGVHVVPFQVSQPNFITGLKVTADLVCLDARQVAPALDGCIVLIENADPGYDWIFAQRIAGLVTKYGGANSHMAIRCAEFGIPAAIGCGEQRFEAFLQARRLSLDCSAGLITPLH